The proteins below are encoded in one region of Salvelinus fontinalis isolate EN_2023a chromosome 10, ASM2944872v1, whole genome shotgun sequence:
- the LOC129863286 gene encoding keratin-associated protein 4-4-like, protein MQQQLWGQWHRTQCSSVLLSAAQCSSVLLSAAQCCSVQLSAAQCCSVQLSAAQCSSVLLSAAQCCSVLLSAAQCCSVLRSAAQCCSVQLSAAQCSSVLLSAAQCCSVLLSAAQCCSVQLSAAQCSSVLRSAAQCCSVQLSAAQCSSVLLSAAQCCSVLLSAAQCCSVLGVNWEAGQPTLLYTTQRLACSGWAPLFV, encoded by the coding sequence ATGCAGCAGCAGCTGTGGGGGCAGTGGCACAGGACTCAGTGCAGCTCAGTGCTGCTCAGTGCAGCTCAGTGCAGCTCAGTGCTGCTCAGTGCAGCTCAGTGCTGCTCAGTGCAGCTCAGTGCTGCTCAGTGCTGCTCAGTGCAGCTCAGTGCTGCTCAGTGCAGCTCAGTGCTGCTCAGTGCTGCTCAGTGCTGCTCAGTGCTGCTCAGTGCTGCTCAGTGCTGCTCAGTACTGCGCAGTGCTGCTCAGTGCTGCTCAGTGCAGCTCAGTGCTGCTCAGTGCAGCTCAGTGCTGCTCAGTGCAGCTCAGTGCTGCTCAGTGCTGCTCAGTGCTGCTCAGTGCTGCTCAGTGCAGCTCAGTGCTGCTCAGTGCAGCTCAGTGCTGCGCAGTGCTGCTCAGTGCTGCTCAGTGCAGCTCAGTGCTGCTCAGTGCAGCTCAGTGCTGCTCAGTGCAGCTCAGTGCTGCTCAGTGCTGCTCAGTGCTGCTCAGTGCTGCTCAGTGCTCGGGGTGAACTGGGAGGCTGGGCAGcccacactactctacactacacagcGGCTGGCCTGTAGCGGATGGGCTCCACTGTTTGTTTAA